A region of Carassius gibelio isolate Cgi1373 ecotype wild population from Czech Republic chromosome B11, carGib1.2-hapl.c, whole genome shotgun sequence DNA encodes the following proteins:
- the npepps gene encoding puromycin-sensitive aminopeptidase, with product MPERRPFVRLPTEVYPVNYGLRLKPDLIDFTFEGKLEAAVEVTQGTNQIVMNCADIDIITASFVPEGGEEINATGINYQNEDEKVTLCFPSTLQKGSGSLKIDFVGELNDKMKGFYRSKYTTPSGEIRYAAVTQFEATDARRAFPCWDEPAIKATFDITLIVPKDRVALSNMNVVDRKPYPEDHSLVEVKFATTPIMSTYLVAFVIGEYDFVESQSSDGVTVRVYTPVGKAEQGRFALEVATKTLPFYKDYFSVPYPLPKIDLIAIADFAAGAMENWGLVTYRETALLIDPKNSCASSRQWVALVVGHELAHQWFGNLVTMEWWTHLWLNEGFASWIEYLCVDHCFPEYDIWTQFVSADYTRALDLDALDNSHPIEVDVGHPSEVDEIFDAISYSKGASVIRMLHNYIGDEDFRKGMNAYLLKFQHKNASTEDLWECLEQASGKPIAAVMNSWTKQMGFPIIVVDQEQHGSDRVLKISQKKFCASGPRNDENCPNWMVPISICTSEDPSCSKMEVLLDQPETTINITNVAPDHWLKINPGTVGFYRIQYSSAMLESLLPAIRDLTLLPVDRLGLQNDLFSLARAGMISTVEVLKVMEAFVNEPNYTVWSDLSCNLGVLSSLLSHTDFHEDIQEFIRDLFTPIGMKLGWDSKTGEGHLDALLRGLVLGKLGKAGHKATLEEARRRFKDHVEGKQILPADLRSPVYLTVLKHGDSTTLDTMLKLHKQADMQEEKNRIERVLGAIPAPDIIQRVLNFALSEEVRPQDTVSVIGGVAGSSKQGRKAAWKFVKDNWEELHNRYQGGFLISRLIKLTLDGFAIDKMAAEVKSFFESHHAPAAERTVQQCCENILLNASWLKRDADAIHQYLLQRKAPPV from the exons ATGCCCGAGCGGAGGCCCTTCGTGCGGTTGCCCACTGAAGTCTACCCCGTCAACTACGGGCTGCGCCTCAAGCCCGACCTCATCGACTTCACCTTCGAGGGCAAACTGGAGGCAGCCGTGGAG GTTACTCAAGGGACAAACCAGATTGTGATGAACTGTGCTGATATAGACATAATTACTGCTTCTTTTGTGCCTGAAGGGGGGGAAG AAATTAACGCTACAGGAATTAACTATCAGAATGAGGATGAGAAGGTGACTCTATGTTTCCCCAGCACTCTGCAAAAAG GGTCGGGATCATTGAAAATAGACTTCGTTGGAGAGCTGAATGACAAAATGAAAGGCTTCTATAGGAGTAAATACACAACTCCTTCGGGAGAAATCCGGTACGCTGCCGTCACACAGTTTGAG GCCACGGACGCTCGTCGAGCTTTCCCTTGCTGGGACGAACCAGCTATCAAAGCCACTTTTGACATCACCCTTATCGTCCCAAAGGACAGAGTAGCCTTGTCAAATATG AATGTTGTTGATCGAAAGCCATATCCAGAGGATCACAGTCTGGTGGAGGTGAAGTTTGCCACTACACCCATCATGTCCACCTACCTGGTGGCGTTTGTCATTGGCGAGTATGACTTTGTGGAGAGTCAGTCATCAGATGGTGTGACGGTGCGTGTGTACACTCCTGTTGGAAAGGCAGAGCAAGGGAGATTTGCACTGGAG gtTGCTACAAAGACCCTTCCGTTCTACAAAGACTATTTCAGCGTTCCTTATCCGTTGCCTAAAATTGATCTAATTGCTATTGCTGATTTTGCTGCTG GTGCCATGGAAAACTGGGGCCTTGTTACTTACAG GGAGACGGCTCTGCTGATTGACCCAAAGAACTCGTGTGCATCGTCCCGGCAGTGGGTCGCCCTTGTAGTTGGCCACGAGCTGGCACATCAGTGGTTCGGGAACCTGGTTACTATG GAATGGTGGACTCATTTGTGGCTAAATGAAGGCTTTGCGTCTTGGATCGAGTACCTTTGTGTGGACCACTGCTTCCCTGAGTACGACATCTGGACCCAGTTTGTGTCTGCCGATTACACCAGGGCTCTGGACCTGGATGCGTTAGATAACAGCCACCCTATTGAG GTTGACGTCGGACACCCTTCAGAAGTGGATGAAATATTCGATGCCATATCGTACAGTAAAGGGGCCTCTGTCATCCGCATGCTGCATAACTACATCGGTGATGAG GATTTTAGAAAGGGAATGAATGCTTACCTTTTGAAGTTCCAGCACAAAAATGCATCTACTG AGGACCTATGGGAGTGTTTGGAGCAAGCAAGTGGGAAACCTATTGCTGCAGTGATGAATTCCTGGACCAAACAAATGGGATTCCCCATTATAGTAGTGGATCAAGAGCAG CATGGCAGTGACCGCGTGCTGAAAATCTCTCAGAAGAAGTTCTGTGCTAGCGGACCACGTAATG ATGAGAACTGCCCCAATTGGATGGTTCCCATCAGTATCTGCACTAGTGAGGACCCGAGCTGCTCCAAGATGGAGGTTCTGTTGGACCAGCCTGAAACCACAATTAACATCACCAACGTTGCACCTGACCACTGGCTTAAG ATTAATCCAGGTACCGTGGGATTCTACAGGATCCAGTACAGCTCTGCAATGTTGGAAAGTTTGCTTCCTGCTATCCGAGACCTCACGCTTCTGCCTGTGGACCGCCTGGGTCTGCAAAACGACCTCTTCTCCCTG GCTCGAGCAGGTATGATCAGTACTGTGGAGGTGTTGAAGGTGATGGAAGCATTTGTGAATGAGCCAAACTACACGGTGTGGAGTGACCTGAGCTGTAATCTGGGTGTTCTGTCCTCTCTGCTCTCACACACTGACTTCCACGAGGACATCCAGGAGTTCATTCGAGATCTCTTCACCCCTATCGGCATGAAGCTGGGCTGGGACAGTAAAACCGGAGAGG GGCACTTGGACGCCCTGCTGCGGGGTCTGGTGCTGGGGAAGCTGGGTAAAGCGGGGCATAAGGCCACACTAGAGGAGGCTCGGCGGAGATTCAAAGATCACGTGGAGGGTAAACAGATCCTGCCTGCAGACCTCAGGAGTCCA GTATACCTAACAGTTCTGAAGCACGGAGACAGCACAACGCTTGACACCATGCTCAAG CTTCACAAGCAGGCAGACATGCAGGAGGAGAAGAACCGCATCGAGAGAGTGCTGGGAGCCATTCCCGCCCCTGACATCATCCAGAGAGTGCTTAACTTTGCCCTGTCG GAGGAGGTTCGTCCCCAGGACACGGTGTCTGTAATCGGGGGCGTAGCTGGAAGCAGCAAACAGGGGCGCAAAGCTGCATGGAAATTTGTTAAGGACAACTGGGAAGAACTTCATAACCGTTACCAGGGCGGCTTCCTCATATCAAGACTCATCAAG CTCACATTGGATGGGTTTGCAATAGATAAAATGGCTGCTGAAGTTAAG agtttctTTGAGAGTCATCACGCACCAGCAGCCGAGCGCACGGTACAGCAGTGCTGCGAGAACATTCTCCTGAACGCCTCCTGGCTCAAGAGAGACGCAGACGCCATCCACCAGTACCTGCTGCAGCGGAAAGCGCCCCCCGTCTGA